In one window of Maribacter sp. BPC-D8 DNA:
- a CDS encoding aldehyde dehydrogenase family protein encodes MKTQEELPNYTKKIFVGGEWKDGKGPVIKDINPWNQEELFSLSSATEDDVNEAFETAAIAQKKWAAVLPPEKSRMMQKLATVVRNRKQEFAEWARKEVGATLAKGYFEAELVASVFESAVHLPLLVEGKILPRDIEGKESIAVRKPLGVIGLISPWNFPGQLTARTLGPALAVGNAVVLKPASTSIVTGGLIFASFLEEAGFPKGLLSVLPGGGSTIGTAITKHPISKLISFTGSTPVGRQVGQNALSADIIKNIELELGGNSPFVVLEDADIDQAVEAAAWGKFMNQGQICMAINRIIVEDKVYDEFTEKFIAKVKTLKRLDMNDPDTFVGPIIDQAQFDTVKNLIDEAKAQGYKMALGGEADGLHMPPHVFVDTDENCPLFKHEIFGPAVSITRAKDIEDALRLANATDFGLSSSVFTQDEAKGMAFAQGIEAGMTHINDQPVNDSAYAPFGGVKNSGLGRFNGQWGVKSFTVAHWITIQKTPRKYPFKASDFQ; translated from the coding sequence ATGAAAACACAAGAAGAATTACCTAATTACACCAAAAAAATATTTGTTGGTGGCGAATGGAAAGACGGAAAAGGACCAGTAATAAAAGATATTAACCCTTGGAATCAAGAGGAATTATTTTCTTTAAGTAGTGCAACAGAAGATGATGTAAATGAAGCTTTTGAAACGGCTGCAATTGCGCAAAAAAAATGGGCTGCAGTATTACCTCCAGAAAAGAGCAGAATGATGCAGAAACTAGCTACGGTTGTTAGAAATCGTAAACAAGAGTTTGCAGAATGGGCACGAAAAGAAGTAGGAGCAACTTTAGCAAAAGGCTATTTTGAAGCTGAGTTAGTAGCTAGTGTTTTTGAAAGCGCTGTGCATTTACCATTATTAGTAGAAGGTAAAATTTTACCAAGAGATATAGAGGGTAAAGAGTCTATTGCAGTTAGAAAACCATTAGGGGTTATCGGATTAATTTCTCCTTGGAATTTCCCTGGACAATTAACTGCGCGTACTTTAGGTCCTGCCTTAGCAGTAGGTAACGCAGTTGTTTTAAAACCAGCATCGACATCAATAGTAACCGGAGGATTAATTTTTGCTTCATTTTTAGAGGAAGCAGGTTTCCCTAAAGGGTTATTAAGTGTATTGCCTGGTGGCGGAAGTACTATTGGTACGGCGATAACAAAACATCCAATCTCAAAATTAATTTCGTTTACAGGTTCAACACCAGTTGGGCGTCAAGTAGGGCAAAATGCGTTGAGTGCAGATATTATTAAAAATATCGAATTAGAATTGGGTGGTAACAGTCCGTTTGTAGTATTGGAAGACGCAGATATTGATCAAGCTGTAGAGGCTGCTGCTTGGGGTAAATTTATGAATCAAGGTCAGATTTGTATGGCGATTAACAGAATTATTGTAGAAGATAAAGTCTATGACGAATTCACAGAGAAGTTTATCGCCAAAGTAAAAACCTTAAAGCGTTTAGATATGAATGATCCAGACACGTTTGTGGGACCAATCATAGATCAAGCACAATTTGACACCGTTAAAAATCTAATAGACGAAGCTAAAGCTCAAGGTTATAAAATGGCTTTAGGTGGTGAAGCAGATGGTTTACATATGCCTCCACACGTTTTTGTAGATACAGACGAAAACTGTCCGTTGTTTAAACACGAGATTTTTGGACCTGCAGTATCTATTACACGTGCTAAAGATATTGAAGATGCATTGCGTTTAGCTAATGCTACAGATTTTGGTTTGTCTAGTTCTGTGTTTACACAAGACGAAGCTAAAGGAATGGCGTTTGCACAAGGTATTGAGGCTGGTATGACGCATATTAATGACCAACCTGTAAATGACAGTGCGTATGCACCATTTGGAGGTGTTAAAAACTCTGGTTTAGGGCGTTTTAATGGACAATGGGGAGTTAAATCGTTTACCGTAGCACATTGGATTACTATTCAGAAAACACCAAGAAAATATCCGTTTAAAGCATCAGATTTTCAATAG
- a CDS encoding NADP-dependent oxidoreductase — protein sequence MKAIVLEKAGGPENLHLAEVAKPTIKDNEVLVGVEAISLNPADVKPKYQEPMLDSMYGKNRPVILGWDIAGTVTEAGTAVTDFKVGDAVFGMVNFPGAGKAYAEFVAAPEAHLALMPSNVSFEEAAATTLAALTALQILEGKIKKGDRVLIQAGSGGVGHFAIQIAKSFGAYVITTASAKNKDFVLSIGADEAIDYHTQKFEELLSDIDFVLDTQGGQVLVNSTKVLKDGGTVITTFGMDMPEEAKAIAEKGNKTVSNILVHSSAKDMNTLKGMLESGAIKPNIYKTFAFEDMADAHREVEKGRTVGKVIVTL from the coding sequence ATGAAAGCTATTGTATTAGAAAAAGCTGGCGGACCCGAGAACCTTCACTTAGCAGAAGTAGCAAAACCAACTATTAAGGATAATGAAGTGCTTGTTGGCGTAGAAGCAATTTCACTTAATCCTGCAGATGTAAAACCAAAGTATCAGGAACCCATGTTGGATTCAATGTACGGTAAAAACCGTCCTGTTATTTTAGGTTGGGATATTGCAGGCACAGTAACTGAGGCTGGTACAGCCGTTACCGATTTTAAAGTAGGTGATGCTGTTTTTGGAATGGTAAACTTTCCAGGAGCAGGTAAAGCATACGCAGAATTTGTTGCAGCACCAGAAGCTCATTTAGCACTCATGCCAAGTAACGTTTCTTTTGAAGAAGCTGCAGCAACTACTTTGGCTGCTTTAACGGCTTTACAAATATTAGAAGGAAAAATTAAAAAAGGTGACAGAGTTTTAATACAGGCAGGTTCTGGTGGTGTTGGTCATTTTGCAATACAAATAGCAAAAAGCTTTGGTGCGTATGTAATTACTACTGCTTCAGCAAAAAACAAAGATTTTGTACTATCTATTGGTGCAGATGAAGCTATTGATTATCATACCCAAAAATTTGAAGAGTTGTTGTCTGATATAGACTTTGTTTTAGATACTCAAGGTGGTCAGGTATTAGTGAACTCCACTAAGGTTTTAAAAGATGGAGGAACAGTAATTACCACTTTTGGTATGGATATGCCCGAAGAAGCTAAAGCTATAGCAGAGAAAGGGAACAAAACGGTTTCTAATATTTTAGTGCATTCAAGCGCTAAAGACATGAACACTTTAAAAGGAATGTTAGAAAGCGGAGCTATTAAACCAAACATCTATAAAACCTTTGCTTTTGAAGACATGGCAGACGCACATAGAGAAGTAGAAAAAGGAAGAACGGTTGGCAAAGTGATTGTTACTCTTTAA
- a CDS encoding antibiotic biosynthesis monooxygenase has translation MKNSIYTIVVLLVIVLAGCKDKEVPKVSTDKESEELITNDFSVAIKWELDGFKMPESVYASPNHKWLYVSNTNGAAPGFISRVSKDGVIDNLNWTTGLTAPTGSDIYKNTLYVADQKQVHLINLDNGSIIKSYADNEAGSLNDLTINQKTGQVFISDVPGGKIYTIENDKLVVWLQSDKIPFPNGVFVENNTLVVANYGLENGEGLMRKEWKPEDFGSLYNIDITSKKVTLITSSNKKGVFDGVTSFNGVLLASSNPTGQLFTFDGDKSYLIDASSKGIADINTDGKIIYAPYIFDNKLIAYQPVSWDRITTKEDYIEKGADNYYGDEGGASIATSDGIIKGNFGGQELKGTWDWQGEYFCRTSTLGTMDLGSDCIQIDVTDTKMRLILNKGTGMSVVYDKKKDPEITILSTFKIKSDKIDLFKKEMLANQEVVRKEAGTLEMKLFQDKNNPENFLVFGINKGEKTLESHTEAVDKRGIADRVKSALIEAPKTLFLNNEKPLPTNDFSQIKVDNNEVLLFFIFEIKEGYKEEFVKQLIKHTELTRQEEGNIRFDFYSIKGKENSFALQQRWKNDEAGVTHRKQSYTQVTDKLMKEAIIASSQQEFFVNQIEK, from the coding sequence ATGAAAAATTCAATTTACACAATAGTAGTACTGCTAGTCATTGTATTAGCAGGATGTAAGGACAAAGAAGTGCCAAAAGTTTCAACAGATAAAGAAAGTGAGGAGCTAATTACTAACGATTTTTCTGTAGCTATAAAATGGGAATTAGACGGGTTTAAAATGCCGGAATCTGTGTATGCCTCACCAAATCATAAATGGTTGTATGTTTCTAACACCAATGGTGCAGCACCTGGTTTTATAAGTCGCGTTTCTAAAGATGGAGTAATTGACAACCTTAATTGGACAACCGGATTAACAGCTCCTACAGGTTCTGATATTTATAAAAACACCTTGTATGTTGCCGACCAAAAGCAAGTGCATCTTATAAATCTAGATAACGGAAGTATCATAAAAAGTTACGCAGACAACGAAGCAGGTTCTTTAAATGACTTAACCATAAACCAAAAAACAGGACAAGTTTTTATTTCTGATGTGCCTGGTGGTAAAATTTACACTATTGAGAATGACAAATTAGTGGTGTGGTTACAGTCGGATAAAATTCCGTTTCCGAATGGTGTTTTTGTAGAAAACAACACCTTGGTTGTTGCTAATTACGGACTAGAAAATGGAGAAGGATTAATGCGAAAAGAATGGAAACCTGAAGATTTTGGTTCATTATATAACATTGATATCACTTCTAAAAAGGTAACGTTAATTACTTCTTCAAATAAAAAAGGAGTGTTTGATGGTGTTACATCTTTTAACGGTGTTTTACTTGCCAGCAGTAACCCAACAGGACAATTATTCACGTTTGATGGTGATAAAAGCTATTTAATTGATGCGTCTTCCAAAGGAATTGCAGACATTAATACGGATGGTAAAATCATTTATGCACCTTATATTTTCGATAATAAATTGATTGCCTACCAGCCCGTTTCTTGGGATAGAATTACTACTAAAGAAGATTATATAGAAAAAGGAGCCGACAATTATTATGGTGATGAAGGTGGAGCGTCTATTGCTACAAGTGACGGAATAATTAAAGGGAATTTTGGTGGACAAGAATTGAAAGGAACTTGGGATTGGCAAGGCGAATATTTCTGTAGAACAAGCACACTAGGAACAATGGATTTAGGTTCAGACTGTATTCAGATTGATGTTACAGATACTAAAATGCGATTAATTTTAAATAAAGGAACAGGGATGTCTGTGGTTTATGATAAAAAGAAAGACCCAGAAATTACCATTTTATCAACTTTTAAAATAAAATCGGACAAGATTGATTTGTTTAAAAAGGAAATGCTAGCCAATCAAGAGGTGGTGCGTAAAGAGGCTGGAACTTTAGAAATGAAGTTGTTTCAAGATAAAAACAATCCAGAAAATTTTTTGGTCTTCGGAATAAATAAAGGAGAAAAGACTTTAGAATCTCATACGGAAGCAGTAGACAAAAGAGGAATTGCAGATCGCGTAAAATCGGCTTTAATTGAAGCGCCTAAAACATTGTTTTTAAATAACGAAAAACCGTTGCCAACTAATGATTTTAGTCAAATTAAAGTGGACAATAATGAAGTGCTATTGTTTTTCATTTTTGAAATTAAAGAAGGCTATAAAGAAGAGTTTGTGAAACAATTAATAAAGCACACAGAACTTACCAGACAAGAAGAAGGCAACATCCGTTTTGATTTTTACAGCATTAAAGGAAAAGAAAATTCTTTTGCATTGCAACAACGTTGGAAAAATGATGAAGCTGGTGTTACCCACAGAAAACAATCGTATACACAGGTTACAGATAAATTAATGAAAGAGGCTATTATAGCATCTTCGCAGCAAGAATTTTTTGTGAATCAGATTGAAAAATAG
- a CDS encoding putative quinol monooxygenase: MIKVIGQFEVKPAFRSQFKEALIAVKKGSATEPGCLGIRLFEDKQNPNMFFGYELFTGEEAVAFHRSQPYELKLAELANEALVNPPKAYVLVGEVSEEKGVEEFSSTANSAELRVIALFDIKADENKKLIAQYEKQIPNVRAQDDCVSFNTYTVLENPNQLVVIEEWKTQEFAQKFSTTDSLSMETGKVLSETLERPIPEYLHQVNEI, encoded by the coding sequence ATGATAAAAGTTATAGGTCAGTTTGAAGTAAAACCAGCATTCCGTTCTCAATTTAAAGAGGCTTTAATTGCTGTTAAAAAGGGAAGTGCTACAGAACCAGGATGTTTGGGTATTCGCTTGTTTGAAGACAAGCAAAACCCTAATATGTTTTTTGGATATGAATTGTTTACCGGAGAAGAGGCTGTGGCATTTCATCGTTCTCAACCCTACGAACTAAAACTAGCAGAATTAGCAAATGAAGCACTTGTAAATCCACCTAAAGCTTATGTTTTGGTTGGTGAAGTTTCCGAAGAAAAAGGAGTTGAAGAGTTTAGTAGTACTGCAAATTCAGCAGAACTACGTGTTATTGCTTTGTTTGATATTAAAGCAGATGAAAACAAAAAACTGATAGCACAATACGAGAAGCAAATTCCGAATGTGCGAGCACAAGATGATTGTGTTTCTTTCAATACATATACGGTTTTAGAAAATCCAAATCAGTTGGTAGTTATAGAGGAATGGAAAACGCAAGAATTTGCACAGAAATTTTCTACAACAGATTCACTTTCTATGGAAACAGGTAAAGTGTTATCAGAAACATTAGAACGTCCTATTCCAGAATATTTACATCAAGTAAACGAGATATGA
- a CDS encoding NADP-dependent oxidoreductase, with protein MKAIVLTKAGGPENLHLAEVEKPSIKENEVLVAVKAISLNPADVKPKYADTMLDSMYGKNRPVILGWDIAGTVTEAGTAVTDFKVGDTVFGMVNFPAAGKAYAEFVAAPEAHLALMPSNVSFEEAAATTLAALTALQILEGKIKKGDRVLIQAGSGGVGHFAIQMAKSFGAYVIATASAKNKDFILSIGADEAIDYHTQNFEEVLSDIDFVLDTQGGQVLVNSTKVLKDGGTVITTFGMDMPEEAKAIAEKENKTVSNILVHSSAKDMNTLKGMLESGAIKPNIYKTFAFEDMADAHREVEKGRTVGKVIVTI; from the coding sequence ATGAAAGCTATAGTATTAACAAAAGCAGGAGGACCAGAAAACCTTCATTTAGCAGAAGTAGAAAAACCAAGCATAAAAGAAAACGAAGTGTTAGTTGCTGTTAAAGCAATTTCATTAAACCCAGCAGATGTAAAGCCAAAGTATGCTGACACAATGTTGGATTCAATGTATGGTAAAAATCGTCCAGTTATTTTAGGTTGGGATATTGCAGGAACAGTAACTGAGGCTGGTACAGCCGTTACCGATTTTAAAGTAGGTGATACTGTTTTTGGGATGGTAAACTTTCCAGCAGCAGGTAAAGCATACGCGGAATTTGTTGCAGCTCCAGAAGCTCATTTAGCACTTATGCCAAGCAACGTTTCTTTTGAAGAAGCTGCAGCGACAACATTGGCTGCTTTAACGGCTTTACAAATATTAGAAGGAAAAATTAAAAAAGGTGACAGAGTTTTAATACAGGCAGGTTCTGGTGGTGTTGGTCACTTTGCTATACAAATGGCAAAGAGTTTTGGTGCGTATGTTATTGCAACTGCATCAGCCAAGAACAAAGATTTTATACTGTCTATTGGAGCAGATGAAGCTATTGATTATCATACCCAAAATTTTGAAGAGGTGTTGTCTGATATAGACTTTGTTTTGGATACTCAAGGTGGTCAAGTATTAGTGAACTCCACTAAGGTTTTAAAAGATGGAGGAACAGTAATTACCACTTTTGGTATGGATATGCCCGAGGAAGCTAAAGCTATAGCAGAGAAAGAAAACAAAACGGTTTCTAATATTTTAGTGCATTCTAGCGCTAAAGATATGAACACTTTAAAAGGAATGTTAGAAAGTGGTGCTATTAAACCAAACATCTATAAAACGTTTGCTTTTGAAGATATGGCAGACGCGCATAGAGAAGTTGAAAAAGGGAGAACAGTAGGTAAAGTAATTGTTACTATTTAG
- a CDS encoding ester cyclase, with product MKKVQLTVVLIGAILFASCTDNSAKLKKLNENITNLESKIEVQNKEQATLEANKKVVTDFYQDLFGNQNYQNMDKYVGPVYIQHNPNVADGREALKEMLPIWLKDAPKFKLNFNLVVAEKDLVFVQVITENDGNRTSTMDVFRVTDGKISEHWDAFNTFKKGDKSANDNPLF from the coding sequence ATGAAAAAAGTACAACTAACAGTAGTATTAATTGGTGCTATCTTATTTGCATCTTGTACAGACAATTCTGCGAAATTAAAAAAATTAAATGAAAACATTACAAATTTGGAATCTAAAATAGAGGTTCAAAATAAGGAGCAAGCGACTTTAGAGGCAAACAAAAAAGTAGTAACAGATTTTTATCAAGACCTCTTCGGAAACCAGAATTATCAAAACATGGATAAATATGTTGGTCCGGTTTACATTCAGCACAACCCTAATGTTGCAGATGGTAGAGAAGCGCTTAAAGAAATGTTACCTATTTGGTTAAAAGATGCTCCTAAATTTAAACTCAATTTCAATCTTGTTGTGGCAGAGAAAGACCTTGTTTTCGTTCAAGTAATTACAGAGAATGACGGAAACAGAACATCTACAATGGACGTATTTAGAGTTACCGACGGTAAAATATCTGAACATTGGGATGCCTTCAATACCTTCAAAAAAGGAGATAAGTCTGCGAATGACAATCCATTATTTTAA
- a CDS encoding carboxymuconolactone decarboxylase family protein, which yields MKKHIILVLALFFSFTTIAQNTKEDNYKTGVKIVNEVNGDGASKGLEAAFKNVSPDMADYIIRYGFGEIYNRPGLDFKTKELLIIASLTTQANAKSQLKSHMKAALNLGVTPDEISETMILLSLYTGFPAANNGMFALKEVLKETNYVATTKVNSSNQLIKNWELEGFAMPESIVASPTEDWLYVSNVNQNEKGYISRITKTGKVDNYKWVTGLNNPAGLALYQDKLYVGDGKELHIIDVKKGKLINSFTSTDVVSLNDVVVSKTGQVFISDIAGGKIFTLENNKLVVWFQTPEIKHPNGIFIQDDNLIIADFGAELSLELTPDKYGSMYKVNLKDKTATMIKSGYQLGALDGLAAVKDGFLVTGGTVSDLFFINDNAKQLIGTFPKGLADISILGNTLYAPILFSNKIEAFSLPNNLDSSETIDDNWHRIKTKEDYLKLAADNFYGDKEGTSVATHDGQIFGVFGGKILTGTWDWKDAFFTRTSKIGDLDLGYDEIVIEVNTTQMRLTLKQGKGATVVYDKK from the coding sequence ATGAAAAAGCACATAATATTAGTTTTAGCATTGTTTTTTTCCTTTACAACTATTGCGCAAAACACAAAAGAAGACAACTATAAAACAGGTGTAAAAATTGTAAACGAGGTAAATGGCGATGGCGCTTCAAAAGGTCTGGAAGCCGCTTTTAAAAACGTGTCTCCAGATATGGCAGATTATATTATTCGTTATGGTTTTGGAGAAATTTATAATAGACCGGGTTTAGATTTTAAAACAAAAGAATTATTAATAATAGCTAGTCTTACTACACAAGCCAATGCAAAATCGCAATTAAAATCGCATATGAAGGCTGCACTCAATCTTGGTGTAACTCCAGATGAGATTTCTGAAACGATGATTTTGTTAAGTCTCTATACTGGTTTTCCAGCTGCTAACAATGGGATGTTTGCTTTGAAAGAAGTTTTAAAAGAAACCAATTATGTGGCAACTACAAAAGTTAATTCTTCTAATCAATTAATTAAAAATTGGGAATTAGAGGGTTTTGCTATGCCAGAGTCTATAGTAGCTTCTCCAACTGAAGATTGGTTGTATGTTTCTAATGTAAATCAGAATGAAAAAGGATATATAAGCCGAATTACAAAAACTGGTAAAGTAGATAATTATAAATGGGTAACAGGGTTAAACAACCCTGCAGGTTTAGCATTATACCAAGACAAATTGTATGTAGGTGATGGTAAGGAACTTCATATTATTGATGTAAAAAAGGGTAAGCTGATAAATAGCTTTACATCAACAGATGTGGTTTCATTAAATGATGTTGTAGTTTCTAAAACAGGACAGGTTTTTATCTCTGATATTGCAGGCGGAAAAATTTTCACTTTAGAAAATAACAAACTAGTAGTTTGGTTTCAAACACCAGAAATTAAGCATCCAAACGGAATTTTTATCCAAGATGATAATTTAATTATTGCTGATTTTGGTGCAGAATTATCATTAGAGTTAACTCCAGATAAGTATGGTAGTATGTATAAAGTCAACCTAAAAGACAAAACAGCTACGATGATTAAAAGTGGCTATCAACTAGGTGCTTTAGATGGTTTAGCAGCAGTTAAAGATGGATTTTTAGTTACTGGTGGTACGGTTAGCGATTTGTTTTTTATAAACGATAATGCTAAACAGTTAATTGGAACTTTTCCAAAAGGATTAGCAGATATAAGTATTCTAGGGAATACGCTATATGCACCAATTCTTTTTAGTAATAAAATTGAAGCTTTTTCACTTCCAAATAACTTGGATTCTAGCGAGACTATTGATGATAACTGGCATCGAATTAAAACAAAAGAAGATTATTTAAAATTGGCTGCAGATAATTTTTATGGTGATAAAGAAGGTACATCAGTAGCTACTCACGACGGACAAATATTTGGAGTCTTTGGCGGAAAAATATTAACGGGAACTTGGGATTGGAAAGATGCTTTCTTTACTCGTACAAGTAAAATTGGCGATTTGGATTTGGGTTATGACGAAATTGTAATCGAAGTAAATACTACACAGATGCGATTGACCTTAAAACAAGGTAAAGGGGCGACTGTAGTCTACGATAAAAAGTAG
- the budA gene encoding acetolactate decarboxylase — protein MKKLILLFSLALVASCGNETKKEAMSTSEEAHGHSHSKGEDEHGLAPHTENTIHQYAPTVALLNSIYEGDITPQQMVQQGNIGIGTVNHLAGELVAVDGVVYTIDAEGGIAEAPDDLESPNMTMINFQPKQTVTVENIESYEDLTRELQKYSTSKNSFYAYRIKGEFKHLKMASAHKVENEDVSLFEYLDTRVMYTRDNIKGTLVGLFTPDYLGNIVIPGMHFHFLSDDIKLGGHLEDIKFDKLSIEIQEVNQVNLQLPETEKFRNKDLKQGAAPKATAKQNGK, from the coding sequence ATGAAAAAACTAATACTACTATTTTCGTTGGCGCTTGTAGCAAGCTGCGGAAATGAGACTAAAAAAGAAGCAATGTCAACTTCGGAAGAAGCACACGGACATTCACATTCTAAAGGTGAGGACGAACACGGTTTGGCGCCTCATACCGAAAACACCATTCACCAATATGCACCAACGGTTGCCTTGTTAAATAGTATTTACGAAGGTGATATTACCCCGCAACAAATGGTGCAGCAGGGTAACATTGGCATTGGAACCGTAAATCATTTGGCTGGAGAGCTGGTTGCTGTAGACGGAGTTGTGTATACAATTGATGCCGAAGGCGGAATCGCAGAAGCACCAGACGATTTAGAATCGCCGAATATGACGATGATAAATTTTCAGCCGAAACAAACGGTAACTGTTGAAAATATTGAGTCTTATGAAGATTTAACTAGAGAGCTTCAAAAATATTCAACCTCTAAAAATAGCTTTTACGCATATAGAATTAAGGGTGAATTTAAGCACTTAAAAATGGCTTCAGCGCACAAAGTAGAGAACGAAGATGTGTCTTTATTTGAATATTTAGACACACGTGTAATGTATACTAGAGATAACATTAAGGGGACTTTGGTTGGTTTATTTACACCAGATTATTTAGGAAATATTGTAATTCCGGGAATGCATTTTCACTTTTTATCAGACGATATAAAATTGGGTGGGCATTTAGAAGACATCAAATTTGATAAACTTTCTATTGAAATTCAAGAAGTAAACCAAGTGAATTTACAACTTCCAGAAACAGAAAAATTCAGAAATAAAGACTTAAAACAAGGTGCAGCACCAAAGGCTACAGCTAAACAAAACGGAAAATAA
- a CDS encoding putative quinol monooxygenase, translating to MKSTIVKFTTKPEHATSFAATLKEAQAATQKEAGNKEIKVFVSNTDANVFFVYERWADKAAITSHDNEPHTQKLMQVGQTALQTAPDFYFLGDTNPLPDHSKSANAEDEVFIIFFIFKLKTAFRAQLLNQFEDHITHTRKEEKGNILFDLYTVDDQEDTLAVYEHWRKESDVWDIHFHQPYAEKTGKLMEEAVIGDLKQYMNFVTEI from the coding sequence ATGAAAAGCACAATAGTAAAATTCACAACAAAACCAGAACACGCAACTAGTTTTGCAGCAACCTTAAAAGAAGCACAAGCAGCAACACAAAAAGAAGCTGGCAATAAAGAAATTAAAGTATTTGTGTCGAATACAGATGCCAATGTATTTTTTGTTTACGAACGTTGGGCAGACAAAGCAGCTATAACATCTCACGATAACGAGCCACATACGCAAAAGCTAATGCAAGTAGGGCAAACTGCGTTACAAACGGCTCCAGATTTCTACTTTTTAGGTGATACTAATCCGTTACCAGACCATTCTAAATCTGCAAACGCAGAAGATGAAGTATTTATCATTTTCTTCATTTTTAAGTTGAAAACAGCATTTAGAGCACAACTTTTAAATCAGTTTGAAGACCACATTACACATACCAGAAAAGAGGAAAAAGGAAATATTCTTTTTGATTTATACACCGTAGACGACCAAGAAGATACATTGGCTGTTTATGAGCATTGGAGAAAAGAATCTGATGTTTGGGATATTCACTTTCACCAACCGTACGCAGAAAAAACAGGTAAACTTATGGAAGAAGCTGTGATTGGTGATTTAAAGCAGTATATGAATTTTGTAACTGAAATTTAA
- a CDS encoding alpha/beta fold hydrolase, which produces MKKFFKIIGGIIVSLFVIGAIVFFFFPKVLVDQTNASYASAANLEKKTVEVNGYTVHFYESKANDDKPNFVMLHGMADDKSSFLQTAKFLSNEYHLILPDLAGHGDNERKQGLDYSIDGQATFLKSFLDQLNVTNFNLIGNSMGGHTAAAYAIKYPNDVKNLILLDAAGIKIDDHVVYGGFGKKIENKEELDVVLQRVFYKVPDLPGPIADYMIETVNNSKDFVDDTLIPAITKGKYFNLKDDVQSIKAPTLVVQGKHDEVVRFNVAEYYKDHIPNATLVVIENAAHSPQLEVPEEVANDINQFIK; this is translated from the coding sequence ATGAAAAAATTCTTTAAAATAATTGGAGGTATCATCGTGAGCTTGTTTGTAATTGGTGCTATAGTATTTTTCTTTTTCCCAAAAGTGTTGGTAGATCAAACGAATGCGAGTTATGCTAGTGCTGCAAACTTGGAAAAGAAAACGGTAGAAGTAAATGGATACACCGTACATTTTTATGAAAGCAAAGCGAATGATGATAAACCAAACTTTGTAATGCTTCACGGAATGGCAGACGATAAAAGTAGCTTTTTACAAACTGCTAAATTCTTATCTAATGAGTATCACTTAATTCTTCCTGATTTGGCTGGACACGGCGATAATGAAAGAAAACAGGGGCTGGATTATTCTATAGACGGTCAAGCCACTTTTCTAAAATCGTTTTTAGATCAACTTAACGTAACAAACTTTAACCTAATTGGTAATTCTATGGGCGGGCACACAGCTGCTGCCTACGCTATAAAGTACCCTAATGATGTTAAAAATTTAATCTTGTTAGATGCTGCGGGTATAAAAATAGATGACCACGTTGTGTATGGTGGTTTTGGTAAAAAAATCGAAAACAAAGAAGAGTTAGATGTTGTTCTTCAACGTGTTTTTTATAAAGTACCAGACCTTCCAGGACCTATAGCAGATTATATGATTGAAACTGTGAACAACAGTAAAGATTTTGTTGACGACACTTTGATTCCTGCAATTACAAAAGGAAAATACTTCAATCTTAAAGACGATGTACAGTCTATAAAAGCACCAACATTAGTAGTACAAGGTAAGCACGATGAAGTGGTACGTTTTAATGTAGCTGAATACTACAAAGATCATATCCCAAATGCAACTTTAGTAGTTATAGAAAACGCAGCACATTCACCTCAATTAGAAGTTCCTGAAGAAGTTGCAAACGATATCAATCAATTTATAAAATAA